Proteins from a genomic interval of Rhodothermales bacterium:
- a CDS encoding dipeptidase, producing MEKALSYAQEHFEDSVTGLEDFLRIPSISTNADSAGEVKRAANWLADELRRIGIKTVEVHETAGHPIVYAEHLVDDAKPTILVYGHYDVQPPDPLDLWTSPPFEPTRKNGVLYGRGTCDDKGQLFMHVKAAEAYLQSGDALPLNLKMVFEGEEETGSEHIVPFVRENKERMKADVVVVSDTAMFDEGVPSITYGLRGMAYVEVKLTGPDRDLHSGVYGGAIENPINALAKLIAGLHDEDHRVTLPGFYDSVRPLSDEERATYKALPFDEKAFIADAGAPVAKTEKGYSPHEASTGRPTLDCNGIWGGYIEPGAKTVLPSTASAKISMRLVPNQTSDKAAEQLERYFKEHTPDTMKLDFKYLHGGKAVLVDTTIPAMQATAEAMEGVFGRKPFFTREGGSIPIVADFKEILGIDTVLMGFGLNSDAIHSPNECFGLERFRQGIETSIRFMKIFGERVA from the coding sequence ATGGAAAAGGCACTCTCCTACGCTCAGGAGCACTTTGAAGACTCTGTAACCGGACTCGAAGATTTTCTGCGCATACCGTCAATCAGCACGAATGCGGATAGCGCCGGTGAAGTCAAGAGAGCCGCGAACTGGCTGGCCGACGAACTACGCCGCATCGGCATCAAGACGGTGGAAGTCCACGAGACCGCAGGGCATCCGATCGTTTATGCGGAGCACCTCGTCGACGACGCGAAACCGACGATTCTTGTGTACGGACACTATGATGTCCAGCCGCCGGATCCGCTGGACCTGTGGACGTCTCCCCCGTTCGAGCCTACGCGGAAGAATGGCGTCCTGTACGGCCGCGGCACATGCGACGACAAGGGGCAGCTATTCATGCATGTCAAGGCAGCCGAGGCCTATCTCCAGTCGGGTGATGCGCTCCCGCTGAATCTGAAGATGGTATTCGAGGGCGAGGAGGAGACCGGTTCGGAGCACATCGTACCGTTTGTGCGCGAGAACAAGGAGCGGATGAAAGCCGACGTGGTCGTCGTCTCGGACACGGCCATGTTCGACGAAGGAGTACCGTCCATCACGTACGGCCTGAGAGGGATGGCGTATGTCGAGGTGAAACTGACGGGACCCGATCGCGATCTACACTCCGGTGTGTACGGTGGTGCCATCGAGAATCCGATCAATGCGCTGGCGAAACTCATTGCCGGACTCCACGACGAGGACCATCGCGTGACGTTGCCGGGCTTCTATGATTCCGTGCGGCCGTTGTCGGATGAGGAGCGTGCGACGTACAAGGCACTTCCCTTCGACGAGAAAGCGTTCATTGCGGATGCCGGTGCTCCGGTAGCAAAGACCGAGAAGGGGTACTCACCACATGAGGCCTCGACCGGAAGGCCGACGCTCGACTGCAACGGAATCTGGGGCGGCTACATCGAGCCGGGGGCAAAAACGGTGTTGCCATCGACGGCGAGTGCCAAGATCTCGATGCGCCTCGTGCCGAACCAGACGTCCGACAAGGCGGCCGAGCAGCTGGAGCGTTACTTCAAGGAGCACACACCGGATACGATGAAGCTGGACTTCAAGTATCTGCACGGTGGGAAGGCTGTGCTCGTGGACACGACGATACCGGCGATGCAGGCCACTGCCGAAGCGATGGAAGGCGTGTTTGGCCGTAAGCCATTTTTCACGCGCGAGGGAGGTTCAATCCCGATCGTTGCCGACTTCAAAGAGATCCTCGGAATCGACACGGTGTTGATGGGATTCGGGTTGAACTCGGATGCGATCCATTCTCCGAACGAGTGCTTCGGACTCGAGCGTTTCCGTCAGGGAATCGAGACGTCGATCCGGTTCATGAAGATCTTCGGCGAGAGAGTGGCGTAA
- a CDS encoding class I SAM-dependent methyltransferase, translating to MQQKQPRWYEAWFDRDEYAIVYRHRDDEEARKLIDLLERITGVGRGDTIVDIGCGRGRHAIRLARHGYRVTGLDLSERSIDEARERAARDGLEVEFVVGDMRTALCDACFDGAVNLFTAFGYFEREDEHQKAVDAVANSLKPGGWFVQDFLNPTFVRETLVPEDRRTEDGIEIMQLRTVVDGRIRKEITLTKDGRSHSFQESVRLFELDDFKSMYDRAGLRFVDVFGDYDGGAYGPTSPRMIMHSIKRGRE from the coding sequence ATGCAACAGAAACAGCCCAGGTGGTACGAGGCATGGTTTGACCGTGATGAGTATGCGATCGTCTACCGTCATCGCGACGACGAGGAAGCCAGAAAATTGATCGATCTACTGGAACGTATCACCGGTGTTGGCAGAGGTGACACGATCGTGGATATCGGGTGCGGACGCGGACGTCACGCCATTCGCCTTGCCCGACATGGCTATCGCGTTACCGGCCTCGACTTGAGTGAACGGTCAATTGATGAGGCGCGCGAGCGGGCTGCGCGCGATGGCCTTGAAGTGGAATTTGTCGTCGGTGATATGCGCACCGCTCTTTGCGACGCATGCTTCGACGGCGCCGTAAATCTGTTCACGGCGTTCGGGTACTTTGAGCGTGAGGACGAACATCAGAAAGCCGTTGATGCTGTCGCAAATTCCCTCAAACCCGGCGGCTGGTTTGTGCAGGATTTTCTGAACCCGACGTTCGTGCGTGAAACGCTCGTACCGGAAGATCGGCGAACAGAGGACGGTATCGAGATCATGCAGCTAAGAACCGTCGTCGACGGCCGGATCCGAAAAGAGATCACGCTCACAAAGGACGGCCGCAGCCACAGCTTCCAGGAATCCGTACGGCTGTTCGAACTTGACGATTTCAAGTCGATGTACGATCGAGCGGGGCTCCGTTTCGTCGACGTGTTTGGAGACTACGACGGAGGGGCCTACGGCCCGACGAGCCCCCGCATGATCATGCACTCGATCAAGCGTGGTAGAGAATGA
- a CDS encoding 4-hydroxy-3-methylbut-2-enyl diphosphate reductase: protein MARQFNVPDFYRSSVISTVKEARRVTDPRKKDLSPSLIDFGPIRFRIARHFGFCYGVENAVEIAYRALDENPNKRVFLLSEMIHNPRVNGDLESRGIRFLRTTEGRQLIPFDELTPDDVVIIPAFGSTIEITQELQRYGVDTYAYNTTCPFVEKVWKRSSQIGTKDYTVVIHGKHNHEETRATFSHAEKDAHVVVLLDLFEAELLAAVITGDAEAGAFFDEFDGRHSPGFDPVTHLRRIGVVNQTTMLATETQAIADLLRRAMIRRYGAENIGEHFADTSDTLCYATNENQNATHALIRQPADLAIVVGGHNSSNTSHLVELCSQAMPTYFIQDATEILSRHVISHFDLEQKKQVEIENWLPTHEPVTVVLTAGASCPDSLLDEVVTRLIDWFPGTRSVEEALSPFAEATA, encoded by the coding sequence ATGGCCAGACAGTTCAACGTTCCGGATTTCTACCGCAGCTCCGTTATCTCGACGGTGAAAGAAGCCCGGCGCGTCACCGACCCTCGCAAGAAGGACCTGTCCCCCTCCCTCATAGATTTTGGGCCGATTCGCTTCCGGATCGCGCGCCATTTCGGTTTCTGCTACGGCGTAGAGAATGCGGTCGAGATAGCGTACCGGGCGCTTGACGAGAACCCGAACAAGCGTGTCTTCCTGCTGTCGGAGATGATTCATAATCCGAGAGTCAACGGAGATCTTGAGAGCCGCGGCATACGATTCCTGAGAACGACGGAAGGCCGACAGCTCATACCGTTCGACGAGTTGACTCCGGACGATGTTGTAATTATTCCTGCATTCGGATCCACGATCGAGATCACGCAGGAACTTCAGCGGTACGGTGTGGACACCTACGCCTATAACACCACGTGTCCGTTCGTCGAGAAGGTGTGGAAACGGAGCAGTCAGATCGGTACAAAGGACTACACCGTTGTGATTCACGGAAAGCACAATCACGAGGAGACGCGCGCGACGTTCTCTCACGCGGAGAAGGATGCACACGTTGTTGTGTTACTTGATCTTTTCGAGGCGGAACTCCTGGCAGCCGTTATCACAGGGGACGCCGAAGCCGGGGCGTTCTTTGATGAGTTCGATGGCCGGCATTCGCCGGGTTTCGATCCGGTGACTCACCTGCGGAGAATCGGTGTCGTAAACCAGACCACGATGCTCGCGACAGAGACACAGGCCATTGCCGATCTACTGCGCCGCGCCATGATCCGCCGGTACGGTGCAGAGAATATCGGCGAGCATTTCGCCGATACAAGCGACACGCTTTGCTACGCGACGAACGAGAACCAGAACGCAACGCACGCGCTGATCCGGCAGCCGGCTGATCTGGCGATCGTTGTTGGTGGGCACAACTCCTCCAATACGAGCCACCTGGTAGAGTTGTGCAGCCAGGCGATGCCCACGTACTTCATTCAGGACGCCACCGAAATCCTGTCGAGACATGTCATTAGTCATTTCGATCTCGAACAGAAGAAGCAGGTCGAGATCGAGAACTGGTTGCCGACACATGAGCCCGTGACCGTCGTGTTGACAGCCGGCGCATCCTGTCCGGACTCGTTGCTTGACGAGGTTGTCACCAGGCTGATCGATTGGTTTCCCGGAACCCGGAGTGTCGAGGAAGCTCTGTCTCCATTCGCCGAGGCGACGGCCTGA
- the tgt gene encoding tRNA guanosine(34) transglycosylase Tgt: MHFELLHTDPSSAARRGRLHTPHGPVETPVFMPVGTLGTVKSIPQRALRSDIDAQIILANTYHLYLRPGTDVLESAGGLHTFMNWDRAVLTDSGGYQVFSLSDKRSISEDGVRFRSHLDGSEHLFTPESVVDTQRLIGADIIMVLDECPPGDVSASYARESNELTIRWAERSLVRFNETRSRYGHEQTLFGIVQGVVYADVRSESARRLVDLDFPGYAIGGLSVGETTDLMYEMVDVVAPLLPPEKPRYLMGVGTPANLLENIARGIDMFDCVMPTRNARNGRLYTTDGFLNVRNEKWKEDHSAIDAGLDSYASSSYSKAYLRHLFQSNEMLGPQLATLQNLSLYSRLMDESRSRIVAGTFDGWWQATADRLSQRL; this comes from the coding sequence ATGCATTTCGAACTTCTGCATACCGACCCCTCCTCCGCTGCGCGCCGTGGACGTCTGCACACACCACACGGTCCCGTCGAGACGCCGGTCTTCATGCCGGTCGGCACGCTTGGAACGGTCAAGAGCATTCCGCAGAGAGCGTTGCGCTCGGATATCGATGCGCAGATCATATTGGCGAATACGTACCACCTCTACTTGCGACCGGGGACCGATGTGCTGGAAAGTGCCGGTGGTCTGCATACATTCATGAACTGGGACCGTGCGGTGCTGACCGACTCGGGTGGTTACCAGGTATTCTCTCTCTCTGACAAACGATCCATCTCCGAAGATGGCGTTCGATTTCGCAGCCATCTTGATGGGTCCGAACATCTCTTTACGCCGGAGTCGGTTGTCGACACGCAACGTCTCATCGGCGCGGATATCATAATGGTTCTCGACGAGTGCCCACCGGGGGACGTCTCTGCAAGTTATGCAAGGGAGTCGAACGAGCTGACTATTCGGTGGGCGGAGCGCAGCCTGGTCCGATTCAACGAAACACGATCTCGATATGGCCACGAACAGACTTTGTTCGGCATTGTCCAGGGCGTTGTTTATGCGGACGTCCGGAGCGAATCGGCCAGACGCCTCGTTGATCTGGATTTCCCCGGCTACGCCATCGGGGGACTGTCCGTCGGCGAAACGACCGACCTGATGTATGAAATGGTCGATGTCGTTGCGCCACTGCTTCCGCCCGAAAAACCCCGTTACCTGATGGGCGTCGGGACCCCGGCCAATCTGCTCGAAAATATCGCCCGCGGTATCGACATGTTTGATTGCGTGATGCCGACCCGCAATGCACGCAACGGCCGTTTGTACACGACCGACGGGTTTCTCAATGTTCGGAACGAAAAATGGAAAGAAGATCACTCAGCGATAGACGCCGGACTGGACTCGTACGCCTCCTCCAGTTATTCGAAGGCCTATCTGAGGCACCTGTTTCAGTCGAACGAAATGCTTGGGCCGCAGCTTGCGACCCTCCAGAACCTGTCTCTCTACTCGCGGCTGATGGATGAGTCCCGGAGTCGGATTGTGGCCGGAACGTTCGATGGCTGGTGGCAGGCAACGGCCGACCGCCTGAGTCAGCGGCTGTAG
- a CDS encoding AI-2E family transporter: MDEANPAVTGEGVGKSRPRSLDAALTAGGIALFLVLLYTMRELLNPLLVGAAGVILLWPLRSNRAVRALLVSGAFLLILWFFDRLSTVLLPFGVAYLLAYLFNPVVELLNQRFKVPRWASSLVVTGLIIGLMAAFAFLLIPSIINQLEVLGTRIFESVTGLSEWMTESTLLDRLQDAGIVEKDVFIAQIIAAIQEQAGVLASGVPEAAQKLAKGLGSILGLVTVVAIMPVLVFYMVKDFSLITDKVMQLFPTFGGRREYLIKAGGVVGNYLRGQLMISAIAAVNVSVLLLIFDVPFALLIGLLGGLLNMIPNVGAIITNIIGVTIAVVFGDPWLAKALIVFVVLLGESLLESSVLSPQILSHQVGLHPVLIVLSLFVFGAFMGLFGLFIAVPVTALIVAAYQAWHQELQFEISNYMSAATD; the protein is encoded by the coding sequence ATGGATGAAGCAAATCCAGCCGTGACCGGCGAGGGAGTTGGTAAATCACGCCCCCGTTCCCTGGATGCGGCTCTGACAGCCGGCGGTATTGCGCTCTTCCTGGTGCTCCTCTACACGATGCGGGAGTTACTGAACCCGTTGCTCGTCGGTGCGGCAGGCGTCATACTCCTCTGGCCGCTGCGTTCGAACCGCGCAGTACGTGCCCTGCTGGTGTCGGGAGCGTTTCTTCTCATCCTCTGGTTCTTCGATCGGTTGAGCACGGTCCTCCTTCCTTTCGGGGTCGCCTACCTGCTGGCCTACCTCTTCAACCCTGTCGTGGAACTCCTGAATCAACGATTCAAAGTGCCGCGGTGGGCCTCGTCTCTGGTCGTCACCGGACTGATTATTGGCCTGATGGCGGCGTTCGCATTCCTTCTGATTCCGAGCATCATCAACCAGCTTGAAGTGCTCGGAACGCGGATCTTCGAGAGCGTGACCGGCCTGAGTGAATGGATGACGGAATCGACGCTGCTCGACCGACTGCAGGACGCCGGCATCGTTGAAAAAGACGTCTTCATTGCCCAGATCATTGCAGCCATCCAGGAGCAGGCGGGAGTACTTGCCAGCGGTGTGCCCGAAGCAGCCCAGAAACTTGCGAAGGGGCTCGGATCGATTCTCGGACTTGTTACGGTCGTGGCCATCATGCCGGTCCTCGTATTCTACATGGTCAAGGACTTTTCTCTCATCACCGACAAGGTGATGCAGCTCTTCCCGACGTTCGGGGGACGGAGAGAGTATCTGATAAAGGCCGGTGGCGTAGTAGGAAACTATCTGCGTGGCCAGTTGATGATCAGCGCCATTGCAGCTGTCAACGTTTCGGTGCTGCTCCTCATCTTCGATGTACCGTTCGCACTCCTGATCGGGTTGCTGGGTGGACTGCTCAACATGATCCCGAATGTCGGAGCGATCATCACAAACATTATCGGAGTAACGATCGCGGTCGTGTTCGGTGATCCCTGGCTCGCGAAGGCACTCATCGTCTTCGTAGTTCTTCTGGGCGAGTCGTTACTCGAATCAAGTGTCCTGAGTCCGCAAATACTGAGTCACCAGGTGGGATTGCATCCCGTGCTCATCGTGCTGTCGCTGTTCGTTTTCGGCGCTTTCATGGGTCTTTTCGGGTTGTTTATCGCGGTCCCCGTCACCGCACTGATCGTCGCGGCTTATCAGGCATGGCACCAGGAGCTGCAGTTCGAAATCTCGAACTACATGAGTGCAGCGACCGATTGA